The following coding sequences lie in one Arachis hypogaea cultivar Tifrunner chromosome 4, arahy.Tifrunner.gnm2.J5K5, whole genome shotgun sequence genomic window:
- the LOC112797060 gene encoding ERBB-3 BINDING PROTEIN 1, with amino-acid sequence MSDDEREEKELDLSSPEVVTKYKTAAEIVNKALKLVVSECKPKAKIVDICEKGDSYIREQTGNVYKNVKRKIERGVAFPTCISVNNTVCHFSPLASDEAVLEGGDILKIDMACHIDGFIAAVAHTHVLQDGPVTGRAADVITAANTAAEVALRLVRPGKKNKDVTEAIQKVAAAYDCKIVEGVLSHQMKQFVIDGNKVVLSVTNPDTRVDDAEFEENEVYAIDIVTSTGEGKPKLLDEKQTTIYKRAVDKSYHLKMKASRFIFSEISQKFPIMPFSARALEEKRARLGLVECVNHELLQPYPVLHEKPGDYVAHIKFTVLLMPNGSDRVTSYPLQELQPTKTIEDPDIKAWLALGTKTKKKGGGKKKKGKKGDKADESAEAEPMDSANGQE; translated from the exons ATGTCAGATGATGAAAGGGAGGAGAAGGAGTTGGATCTCTCTTCTCCTGAAGTTGTCACCAAATACAAGACTGCGGCTGAGATCGTTAACA AGGCTTTGAAGTTGGTGGTCTCAGAATGTAAACCGAAGGCCAAGATTGTGGACATTTGCGAAAAAGGAGATTCATACATTAGAGA GCAAACCGGTAATGTGTACAAGAATGTTAAGAGAAAGATTGAGAGAGGCGTTGCTTTTCCAACCTGCATATCTGTAAACAATACAGTCTGTCATTTCTCTCCTCTAGCGAGCGATGAGGCGGTGTTGGAAGGAGGTGATATATTGAAAAT TGATATGGCTTGTCATATAGATGGATTCATTGCTGCTGTGGCACACACACATGTGCTTCAGGATGGCCCAGTTACAGGACGGGCAGCTGATGTTATCACAGCTGCAAACACTGCTGCCGAAGTAGCCTTAAGACTTGTAAGGCCGGGAAAGAAG AATAAGGATGTAACCGAGGCAATTCAAAAGGTTGCTGCTGCCTATGATTGTAAAATTGTTGAGGGTGTGCTTAGTCACCAAATGAAGCAATTTGTAATTGATGGGAACAAAGTTGTGCTTAGTGTAACAAATCCAGATACAAGGGTTGATGATGCGGAGTTTGAGGAAAACGAAGTTTATGCAATTGATATAGTAACAAGCACTGGAGAAGGCAAG CCCAAGCTGTTGGACGAAAAGCAAACCACTATTTATAAGAGAGCTGTTGACAAGAGTTATCACTTGAAGATGAAAGCATCTAGATTTATTTTCAGTGAAATAAGCCAAAAATTTCCAATCATGCCATTCTCTGCTAG GGCTTTGGAAGAGAAAAGAGCTCGCCTGGGTCTAGTGGAATGTGTGAATCATGAGCTCTTGCAGCCATATCCTGTTCTGCATGAAAAGCCGG GTGATTATGTTGCACACATCAAATTCACAGTCTTGCTAATGCCAAATGGATCGGATCGAGTCACCTCTTATCCACTCCAAGAGTTGCAGCCAACGAAAACCATAGAGGATCCAGATATCAAGGCATGGCTGGCTTTGGGCACAAAGACAAAGAAGAAAGGTGGTGGGAAAAAGAAGAAAG GTAAGAAGGGGGACAAGGCAGATGAATCAGCTGAAGCTGAGCCTATGGACTCTGCAAATGGTCAAGAATGA